In Aspergillus luchuensis IFO 4308 DNA, chromosome 1, nearly complete sequence, the following are encoded in one genomic region:
- a CDS encoding uncharacterized protein (COG:G;~EggNog:ENOG410PFF2;~InterPro:IPR020846,IPR001958,IPR011701,IPR036259;~PFAM:PF07690;~TransMembrane:12 (i49-69o84-104i116-133o139-162i174-192o204-224i283-305o317-336i376-394o406-427i439-460o466-489i);~go_function: GO:0022857 - transmembrane transporter activity [Evidence IEA];~go_process: GO:0055085 - transmembrane transport [Evidence IEA]) translates to MKPKEEYCDGPDTKAERMPSDTESPVGDPDPAPGETEVYSTFSRRTRALIVLIASVASVFSSLSANIYLPATDTIADQFHVSDTLINLTLSTYMIFQGLAPTFFGGLADNAGRRPAYILCFIAYIAANIGLALQRNYAALLVLRCLQSAGGSSTIALANAIVADVVTTAERGKYIGYVSAGFIIGPSVGPIIGGLLTQFLGWPFIFWLLAILASAFFIVLVLFLPETARKVVGNGSRSPPIWNLSGLQLCSRRQRAEAHSSAGIHLRFPNPLKALTIIFHKDVFLILLGNGVAIAGYFAVTGTITSQFSRIYGFNEVQIGLCYLPLGVGNLIAAYTQGKITDWNYRRHASSQGIDISSNRRPDLDKFAIERPRAEVVLPQAIGEALSMIAYGWVLHYETNLAGPLVLLLLIGYTSAAVMNTLSALMVDIYPESPAMATAAMNLTRCWLGAGAAAAILPMIDAIGNGWAFTVIGFMCFVCVPAMVVVWLWGYDWRRQRH, encoded by the exons ATGAAGCCGAAAGAGGAATACTGTGATGGCCCGGATACCAAAGCAGAAAGGATGCCGTCGGATACAGAGTCACCAGTAGGAGATCCGGATCCAGCCCCCGGTGAAACTGAGGTTTACTCGACCTTCTCTCGTCGAACAAGAGCATTGATTGTCCTGATAGCTTCAGTGGCCAGtgttttctcctccttgtcGGCAAACATCTACTTGCCCGCAACTGACACTATTGCCGACCAGTTCCACGTGAGCGACACCTTGATAAATCTTACCTTGTCAACATATATG ATCTTCCAAGGTCTCGCGCCCACTTTTTTTGGCGGGCTTGCCGACAATGCAGGGCGGCGGCCAGCGTATATCCTTTGCTTCATCGCGTATATCGCCGCCAACATCGGGCTCGCCCTGCAGCGCAACTACGCCGCGCTGCTCGTTCTGAGATGTCTCCAGAGTGCTGGCGGTAGCAGCACTATTGCGCTCGCTAATGCTATTGTTGCTGACGTCGTCACTACCGCCGAGCGCGGCAAGTACATTGGATATGTGTCGGCCGGCTTCATCATTGGCCCGTCGGTAGGGCCTATAATCGGGGGCCTTTTGACGCAGTTCCTAGGCTGGCCCTTCATATTCTGGTTGCTGGCAATCCTTGCAAGTGCTTTCTTCATCGTGCTagtgctttttcttcccgaAACTGCCCGTAAGGTTGTCGGCAATGGCTCACGATCTCCCCCAATATGGAACCTGTCGGGGCTACAGCTCTGTTCTCGACGTCAACGGGCTGAGGCTCATTCCTCGGCGGGCATTCATCTTCGTTTCCCCAACCCGCTCAAGGCTCTCACCATTATTTTCCACAAAGATGTTTTTCTGATCCTTCTGGGAAATGGTGTGGCTATCGCAGGCTATTTTGCTGTCACAGGTACTATCACCTCGCAGTTCAGCCGCATATACGGCTTCAACGAGGTGCAGATCGGTCTGTGCTATCTTCCCCTTGGCGTGGGCAATCTGATTGCTGCATATACACAAGGAAAAATAACAGACTGGAACTATCGACGGCACGCAAGCAGCCAAGGCATTGATATTTCCAGCAATCGCCGACCTGACTTGGACAAATTTGCCATCGAACGCCCCCGTGCTGAAGTCGTCTTGCCGCAGGCAATCGGGGAAGCATTGAGCATGATTGCGTATGGCTGGGTTTTGCACTACGAGACCAATCTTGCAGGCCCACtcgttctccttcttctcattggGTATACTTCTGCAGCAGTAATGAATACCTTGAGTGCGTTGATGGTTGATATCTACCCCGAGAGTCCGGCGATGGCAACAGCTGCCATGAATCTCACACGATGCTGGCTCGGAGCTGGCGCAGCTGCTGCAATTCTTCCTATGATTGATGCCATTGGTAATGGATGGGCTTTTACTGTAATTGGGTTCATGTGTTTTGTGTGCGTGCCAGCGATGGTAGTGGTCTGGCTTTGGGGTTATGACTGGCGCAGACAGCGACATTGA
- a CDS encoding uncharacterized protein (SECRETED:SignalP(1-24)), protein MPATLRQTLLLALWAGSLVSSSWGADLPTTDVVASHASITPAPVAGAWLAESDPAGIEHEVDEDEHPRLVARKKKKKTSKKSSKTSKKSSKTSTKSKTKTSTSTKDTATHTTSTKSKTSTSTSTKDTSTHTTSTKTPESHSTSTSTKDTSTSTSTKTPEDQSTSTSTKATPTHTTSTKTPESHSTSTSTKATPTHTTSTKTPEGHSTSSSAAHETSASGGQFVQTPTPGTSTRTVSEGSAAGTSTHSHTTSPGSSASGSHTHTTSTESHQLSSSAAHHHTSTGSEHPTSTPESHSASHSASHSASHSASHSASHTASHTITSGSAHITSSSAVETSSHTVSSSKPIISSGVATSTSATPVSSEAAQPTDDASGDDGDDGEETGDDSGEDTGDDSGDDTGDDGEDTGDESGDDSGDDTGDDTGDDTGDDTGDDTGDDTGDDTGDESGDDSGDDTGDDSGGDTGDDTGDDTGDDTGDDTGDDTGDDTGDDTGDDTGDDTGDDTGDDTGDDTGDDTGDDTGDDTGDDAGDDTGDDSGDNSGEGSGEDTGDDSGDSDDGSATTTSPATSSSASPAARSSAAVSELCSPQCTECLSTDTTDTSGTSFRRSGLFSRGLAQRASSFLAWMSTQMQTAQPLVKSTSGVTTSTSVVFGSGTSSLSQANVRGCTVLYVVSKYAVYEAHLWESPGFVSSQNGTVAFNEQSFQTNIISYLTNDVNLKLPQLTGSAAYPDPGTQIYIGTPVAATGQGAKYVSQISRIASTVNQILGLSSEPAEYYYTPTSTDGENNWLFQYNENACNKPEWQIWYGGMADNALWSSSQTSSSCASSAATPSRTPGVPAYTPSTMMVMPKATPAY, encoded by the coding sequence ATGCCTGCGACACTTAGGCAGACGCTGTTGCTGGCCCTGTGGGCCGGCAGCCTGGTTTCCAGCTCCTGGGGAGCTGACCTACCTACTACCGATGTAGTAGCCTCTCACGCTAGTATCACTCCTGCTCCGGTAGCAGGAGCTTGGCTGGCTGAGTCGGATCCTGCCGGTATTGAGCatgaggtggatgaagacgagcaCCCTCGGCTGGTGGctagaaagaagaaaaagaagacaagCAAGAAGTCCAGCAAGACAAGCAAGAAGTCGAGTAAGACGAGCACGAAGTCCAAGACGAAGACTTCCACCTCGACCAAGGACACAGCTACTCACACGACGAGCACAAAATCCAAGACTTCTACTTCGACCTCGACCAAGGATACGTCTACTCACACAACAAGCACCAAGACTCCCGAGTCGCACAgtacctcaacctcaaccaaGGATACTTCTACTTCCACGAGTACCAAGACACCTGAGGATCAGAGTACCTCGACTTCGACGAAGGCCACTCCTACGCATACGACCAGCACCAAGACACCCGAGAGCCACAGTACATCAACGTCGACCAAGGCCACACCTACTCACACTACGAGCACCAAGACACCCGAGGGCCACAGCACCTCGAGTAGTGCGGCTCATGAGACCTCTGCATCGGGAGGCCAGTTTGTGCAAACCCCAACTCCAGGGACATCAACACGGACAGTCTCGGAGGGGTCTGCTGCAGGCACTTCTACTCACAGTCACACCACAAGCCCCGGGTCGTCTGCTAGCGGCAGCCACACGCATACGACGAGCACTGAATCTCATCAATTGTCCTCCAGCGCTGCACACCACCATACAAGCACAGGGTCTGAGCACCCGACCTCCACTCCTGAATCTCACTCTGCATCGCACTCTGCATCGCACTCTGCGTCGCACTCTGCGTCGCACTCTGCGTCCCACACTGCATCCCACACCATAACCTCGGGATCTGCGCACATAACCAGTAGCAGTGCCGTTGAGACTTCATCTCATACTGTGTCATCATCTAAGCCAATCATTTCTTCGGGCGTTGCAACTTCCACAAGTGCTACTCCGGTTAGCTCTGAAGCTGCCCAGCCGACTGATGATGCCtcgggtgatgatggggatgatggagaggaaacTGGCGATGACTCTGGGGAAGATACCGGCGACGATTCTGGTGATGACACTGGCGATGACGGAGAGGATACTGGTGACGAGTCGGGCGATGACTCTGGGGATGATACCGGTGATGACACCGGCGACGACACCGGCGACGATACTGGCGATGACACTGGAGATGATACTGGAGATGACACTGGTGATGAGTCTGGCGATGACTCTGGGGATGATACCGGTGATGACTCCGGCGGCGACACCGGCGATGACACTGGAGATGATACTGGCGATGATACTGGTGATGATACTGGAGATGATACTGGTGATGATACTGGAGATGATACTGGAGATGACACTGGAGATGACACTGGAGATGACACTGGAGATGACACTGGAGATGACACTGGAGATGACACTGGAGATGATACTGGAGATGACACTGGTGATGACGCTGGAGATGACACTGGCGACGATTCTGGTGACAATTCCGGTGAAGGTTCCGGCGAAGATACCGGAGATGATTCTGGTGACTCTGATGATGGCTCAGCTACCACTACCTCGCCTgccacttcatcctccgCGTCTCCAGCTGCCAGATCAAGCGCAGCTGTCTCGGAACTGTGCAGCCCCCAATGCACTGAATGCCTGTCAACTGACACAACCGATACCTCAGGCACGTCATTCAGACGGTCCGGTCTATTCAGCAGAGGGCTCGCTCAAAGGGCCTCCAGCTTTCTCGCCTGGATGTCCACCCAGATGCAGACCGCACAGCCCCTTGTCAAGAGCACTAGCGGCGTaactacatctacatccgTCGTTTTTGGCAGCGGTACAAGCAGCCTTTCCCAGGCTAATGTTCGCGGATGCACTGTTCTCTACGTTGTCTCCAAGTACGCTGTGTACGAGGCGCACCTGTGGGAATCCCCGGGATTTGTGTCGAGCCAGAACGGCACTGTCGCCTTCAACGAGCAATCATTCCAGACCAACATTATCAGCTACCTGACGAACGACGTGAACCTCAAGCTGCCACAGCTCACTGGCTCCGCTGCGTACCCCGACCCTGGCACTCAGATCTACATTGGCACGCCTGTAGCCGCTACTGGACAAGGCGCAAAGTACGTGTCTCAAATCTCGCGCATCGCATCAACAGTCAACCAAATTCTTGGGCTGTCTTCTGAGCCGGCTGAGTACTACTACACGCCCACCAGCACGGATGGTGAAAACAACTGGCTATTCCAGTACAATGAGAACGCCTGCAACAAGCCTGAGTGGCAAATTTGGTATGGCGGTATGGCAGATAATGCCCTGTGGTCATCCAGCCAGACGTCTAGCTCCTGCGCCTCTAGTGCGGCGACGCCTTCTCGCACACCAGGAGTTCCTGCCTATACCCCGTCCACCATGATGGTCATGCCTAAAGCGACTCCTGCTTATTAG
- a CDS encoding EthD domain-containing protein (COG:S;~EggNog:ENOG410PSF9;~InterPro:IPR011008,IPR009799;~PFAM:PF07110;~go_function: GO:0016491 - oxidoreductase activity [Evidence IEA]): protein MSFKILLKATRLPEISPSTFKSRLEAHIELVKRLTGPDFPLSHRRIYIDRPTAPSSEGTYPTTVLLGQQSDFSFDVIAELTFEDKAAFERFQAKVGEPEIARAIQEDEHEWSDRGKLGIVVLGEVRETKR from the coding sequence atGTCATTCAAGATCCTCCTCAAGGCAACTCGCCTTCCAGAaatctccccctccacatTCAAATCCCGTCTAGAAGCGCACATCGAACTAGTCAAGCGTCTTACGGGTCCTgattttcccctctcccatCGACGAATCTATATTGATCGTCCTACTGCTCCGTCTTCAGAGGGAACATATCCTACCACCGTGCTACTCGGACAACAGAGTGATTTCTCATTCGACGTGATAGCGGAATTGACATTCGAGGATAAGGCTGCATTCGAGCGGTTTCAGGCGAAAGTCGGAGAGCCGGAGATTGCGAGAGCAATCCAGGAGGATGAGCATGAATGGTCGGATCGGGGGAAGTTGGGGAttgtggtgttgggggagGTGAGGGAGACGAAGAGGTGA
- a CDS encoding uncharacterized protein (COG:T;~EggNog:ENOG410PWBG;~InterPro:IPR000719,IPR011009,IPR017441;~go_function: GO:0004672 - protein kinase activity [Evidence IEA];~go_function: GO:0005524 - ATP binding [Evidence IEA];~go_process: GO:0006468 - protein phosphorylation [Evidence IEA]), translating into MTTSSSDNSSSESYPKYNWIDGAESLEKYRPGGYHPVMVGDLLHDRYRIIDKLGYGGYSTVWLARDTHMERYVAVKVGIANSLPHEIKILRALSAPASVPSSVRAGLDSIPVPLDEFEVTGPNGTHPCHTTTPARCNLREVSFSRLFPLDVARALSGGLVLAVAYMHSQGYVHGDIHLRNILVKLPASFDGLSTEEFYEQYGNPETVPITQRDGGSLPPHVPPKAVLPLYLGKKAEEFTLQDAQVLLSDFGEAFSPVSSPRSGEYCHTPVPYCPPEALFEPQRFFRTLRTFGA; encoded by the exons ATGACAACATCAAGCAGTGACAACTCATCAAGCGAGTCATACCCCAAGTACAATTGGATCGACGGGGCCGAGTCTCTCGAGAAATATAGACCCGGAGGCTACCACCCTGTCATGGTAGGGGATCTACTACATGACCGATATCGCATCATCGACAAGCTCGGATACGGAGGATACTCGACCGTATGGCTCGCCCGCGACACCCACATGGAACGCTACGTCGCCGTCAAAGTAGGCATAGCAAATTCCCTTCCGCATGAAATTAAGATTCTGCGGGCTCTTTCGGCGCCCGCTTCAGTGCCATCGTCTGTTCGCGCGGGCCTCGACTCCATACCGGTACCGTTAGATGAATTCGAGGTGACTGGTCCCAACGGGACGCATCCATGCCATACGACGACACCTGCACGATGCAACCTCAGAGAAGTCTCTTTCAGCCGTCTTTTCCCACTTGACGTTGCGCGTGCGTTATCAGGGGGCCTTGTACTAGCTGTCGCTTATATGCACTCGCAAGGCTATGTTCACGGAG ATATCCATCTTCGCAACATCTTAGTAAAGCTACCAGCAAGCTTCGACGGTCTCTCTACTGAGGAATTCTACGAGCAATATGGGAACCCTGAGACGGTGCCAATCACACAGCGTGACGGAGGCTCACTTCCACCACATGTTCCACCGAAAGCAGTGCTACCTCTTTACCTCGGAAAAAAAGCCGAGGAATTCACATTGCAGGACGCCCAGGTTCTTTTGAGTGATTTCGGAGAGGCGTTCTCCCCAGTCTCATCCCCTCGCTCTGGAGAGTATTGCCACACCCCTGTGCCTTACTGCCCACCCGAGGCTCTGTTTGAGCCCCAGCGCTTCTTTCGTACCCTGCGGACGTTTGGAGCTTAG
- a CDS encoding uncharacterized protein (COG:T;~EggNog:ENOG410PWBG;~InterPro:IPR011009), producing MKAIFSTEAPEDEVTCQQIDVLGPMPQAWYSAWEERGYFFDEDGRPVEGREVWPTLDLAFEQGVREYRRQGGVGDFCDDETAAILELMRGMLRFEPEKRLTIEEVLQSEWVSKWVMPDYERSLQACT from the coding sequence ATGAAGGCTATTTTCAGCACCGAGGCGCCAGAGGATGAAGTCACGTGTCAGCAAATTGATGTACTTGGGCCTATGCCGCAGGCGTGGTATAGTGCATGGGAGGAGCGGGGCTATttctttgatgaagatgggcgTCCAGTGGAAGGCCGCGAGGTATGGCCTACTTTGGACCTGGCGTTTGAGCAGGGAGTGAGGGAGTATCGACGGCAGGGTGGAGTAGGGGACTtttgtgatgatgagactGCTGCTATTTTGGAGCTGATGCGGGGGATGTTGAGATTTGAGCCGGAAAAGAGACTGACCATTGAAGAGGTGTTGCAGTCGGAATGGGTATCTAAGTGGGTGATGCCTGATTATGAACGGAGTTTGCAAGCATGTACATAA
- a CDS encoding alpha/beta fold hydrolase (COG:I;~EggNog:ENOG410PPMM;~InterPro:IPR000073,IPR029058,IPR000639;~MEROPS:MER0017177;~PFAM:PF12697;~go_function: GO:0003824 - catalytic activity [Evidence IEA]) codes for MASTVYPNLAKKATLSDGTTYGYVHVPATDGKPTFLFLHGYPSTSYDWRHQIAFLQKGGYGVIAPDLLGYGDTDKPTDLKAYRLKAMSQHVIEILDREGVSRAVLVAHDWGVGLASRVAYYYPQRFYGFVSIAVAYNAPGPKFDLDGLLKHTESLFGYPVFGYWLWHNTDEAADEMAAHPESAFNLIYPQDPAMWKTDLAPIGKAAEWVRSGKTTPLPSWLTQEDYDIHHRVFSEGGYAGPLSWYKAAIRGINTEDEADIEGGVGKCTVKNLYIAAKQDYVCRMEVGSHMTTTNVVDSRIEVVDAGHWVQLEKPDVVNELLVGFAEEVAK; via the exons ATGGCATCCACCGTCTACCCCAACCTAGCCAAAAAGGCCACTCTCTCCGACGGCACCACCTACGGCTACGTCCACGTCCCCGCCACGGACGGAAAAcccaccttcctcttcctccacggcTACCCCTCTACCAGCTACGACTGGCGACACCAGATCGCATTCCTGCAGAAGGGCGGATACGGTGTAATTGCGCCCGATCTGCTGGGCTATGGCGATACCGACAAGCCGACGGACCTCAAGGCGTACCGTTTGAAGGCGATGAGCCAGCATGTGATTGAGATTCTGGATCGCGAGGGTGTCTCTCGGGCGGTGTTGGTCGCGCATGATTG GGGCGTCGGTCTCGCCTCCCGCGTGGCATATTACTATCCCCAGCGGTTCTACGGGTTCGTCAGCATTGCAGTCGCGTATAATGCCCCTGGGCCGAAGTTCGATCTCG ACGGTCTCCTCAAACACACCGAATCCCTCTTCGGATACCCCGTCTTCGGGTACTGGCTCTGGCATAACACCGATGAAGCAGCTGATGAGATGGCAGCTCAT CCCGAATCCGCTTTCAACCTCATCTACCCGCAAGACCCTGCGATGTGGAAAACCGATCTCGCTCCCATCGGCAAAGCAGCCGAATGGGTCCGCTCTGGCAAAACCACCCCTCTCCCGTCCTGGCTCACCCAGGAAGACTACGATATCCATCATCGTGTCTTCTCGGAGGGTGGATACGCCGGTCCGCTGTCGTGGTATAAGGCTGCGATTCGCGGCATCAATACCGAAGATGAAGCGGACATTGAGGGTGGAGTGGGGAAATGCACCGTGAAGAATCTGTATATTGCTGCGAAGCAGGACTATGTTTGTCGGATGGAGGTGGGGTCGCATATGACGACTACGAATGTGGTGGATTCGAGGatcgaggtggtggatgcggGTCATTGGGTGCAGTTGGAGAAGCCGGATGTTGTGAATGagttgttggttgggtttgCGGAGGAGGTTGCGAAGTAA
- a CDS encoding YbhB/YbcL family Raf kinase inhibitor-like protein (COG:S;~EggNog:ENOG410PX5S;~InterPro:IPR036610,IPR008914,IPR035810;~PFAM:PF01161;~SECRETED:SignalP(1-16)), whose translation MRYLSLLSALAATALAQTPPGSSPSTNKNFGVAFPNATVTPGTWMSPDDITSQPAIYVTENLNKDATYMVVMLDLNIPDSDVTTAAYYDTLVPGLAVNTTTRLHWWGGNYTIQNGRFVNSSDAISEYTAPRPRDSTNHTYTLYLFDQPEGYVPFDEAANGTYYSQTAFARFNFTLEPILKAVGGPVAANYFLSDEI comes from the exons ATGCGTTATCTCTCCCTTCTATCCGCCCTCGCCGCCACCGCGCTGGCCCAGACGCCCCCGGGCagctccccatccaccaacaaGAACTTTGGTGTCGCCTTTCCCAATGCCACCGTGACCCCTGGTACCTGGATGAGCCCTGATG ACATCACCAGCCAGCCGGCCATCTATGTCACCGAGAACCTGAACAAGGATGCCACCTACATGGTCGTGATGCTCGACCTCAACATCCCTGATTCGGAtgtcaccaccgccgcctaCTACGACACTCTCGTCCCCGGTCTGGctgtcaacaccaccacccgccTGCACTGGTGGGGTGGCAACTACACTATCCAGAACGGACGCTTCGTCAACTCCAGCGATGCTATCTCCGAATATACGGCTCCTCGTCCCCGAGACAGCACCAACCACACCTACACGCTGTATCTGTTTGACCAGCCCGAGGGATATGTGCCTTTCGATGAGGCAGCAAACGGGACTTATTACTCGCAGACTGCTTTTGCGCGGTTCAACTTCACTCTGGAGCCGATCTTGAAGGCGGTTGGGGGGCCGGTTGCGGCGAATTATTTTTTGAGTGATGAGATCTAG
- a CDS encoding uncharacterized protein (COG:S;~EggNog:ENOG410PUSJ), with product MRLSQPCIAPQTQGTGNRSRNSRIDTLQEQADSLVTQVALMKRSSHDNLPFRTPKHQFHFSQDDSGYSNHHELPAGNSPSGMDAEVDFISRGLFTLLECEEFLADFRLHKMPLFPFVIIPTQLGVPTLRQQFPFLLLCIVTACLEHKPSLQLKMEQEVRRSIAARLVANLERSLDLLLGLLVHVAWSYYHWPIYDSQCFMFLQMAVMIVGDLGLDKGDLNRQASPFSSQVANQVEIDSDCWTSAAQRALPGCYYLCSRSLFFRGQLAMKYTERIKRCAEMLALKAEYPTDVVLGVYTKEYTRFRTDWSLVGKHFSGADESMAWRKLSGSLALQQKHTEELLRNQNLWDNWAVRLELSATSLLVLGRHHCTP from the exons CAGTTTAGTCACTCAGGTGGCATTAATGAAG AGAAGTAGTCATGACAACCTACCTTTTCGAACACCGAAACATCAATTTCACTTCAGCCAAGACGATTCAGGCTATAGCAATCATCATGAGTTACCTGCTGGAAACTCGCCGTCAGGGATGGATGCAGAAGTGGATTTTATCTCTCGTGGGCTTTTCACTCTCCTAGAATGTGAAGAGTTTTTGGCAGATTTTCGCTTGCATAAAATGCCCCTGTTTCCTTTCGTCATAATTCCCACTCAGCTGGGTGTTCCGACACTTCGGCAGCAATTTCCCTTTCTCCTGCTGTGCATCGTGACCGCCTGCCTGGAGCACAAACCATCGTTACAACTAAAAATGGAACAAGAAGTCAGGAGGTCCATCGCCGCTCGCTTGGTAGCCAACTTGGAGAGGAGCTTGGATCTGCTCTTAGGGCTTTTGGTCCACGTTGCCTGGAGTTATTATCACTGGCCTATCTATGATTCCCAGTGTTTCATGTTTCTGCAAATGGCGGTCATGATTGTTGGGGATCTAGGCCTGGACAAAGGAGACTTGAATAGGCAGGCTTCTCCGTTTAGCAGCCAGGTTGCTAACCAGGTAGAGATTGATAGCGATTGCTGGACCTCAGCGGCACAGCGGGCTCTTCCCGGATGTTATTATCTCTGTTCGAG GTCACTGTTCTTTCGAGGACAGCTAGCCATGAAGTATACTGAACGGATCAAACGGTGCGCTGAGATGCTTGCACTAAAGGCAGAATACCCTACCGATGTAGTGCTCGGGGTATATACAAAGGAGTACACACGCTTCAGGACTGATTGGTCGCTTGTTGGGAAGCATTTTTCGGGAGCAGATGAGAGCATGGCCTGGCGGAAGCTATCTGGCTCCCTCGCACTGCAGCAAAAGCATACAGAGGAACTTCTCCGTAACCAAAATCTTTGGGATAACT GGGCTGTGCGCCTAGAGCTTAGTGCAACATCATTACTAGTTCTTGGACGGCACCACTGCACTCCCTAA